A region of Streptomyces sp. TG1A-60 DNA encodes the following proteins:
- the prfA gene encoding peptide chain release factor 1: protein MFEAVEELVGEHAHLEKKLADPSVHSDQANARRLNKRYAELTPIVGTYRSWKQTGDDIETAREFALDEPDFAAEVKELEKQREQLTEKLRLLLVPRDPSDDKDVILEIKAGAGGDESALFAGDLLRMYLRYAERVGWKTEIIDSTESELGGYKDVQVAVKTKGGQGATEPGQGVWARLKYEGGVHRVQRVPSTESQGRIHTSAAGVLVTPEAEEVDVEIHANDLRIDVYRSSGPGGQSVNTTDSAVRITHIPTGVVASCQNEKSQLQNKEQAMRILRSRLLAAAQEEAEREAADARRSQVRTVDRSEKIRTYNFPENRISDHRVGFKAYNLDQVLDGELDAVIQACVDADSAAKLAAA from the coding sequence ATGTTCGAGGCGGTCGAGGAACTGGTCGGGGAACACGCCCACCTGGAGAAGAAGCTCGCCGACCCGTCGGTCCACTCGGACCAGGCCAACGCGCGCAGGCTGAACAAGCGCTACGCGGAGCTGACCCCGATCGTCGGCACGTACCGCTCCTGGAAGCAGACCGGCGACGACATCGAGACGGCCCGCGAATTCGCCTTGGACGAACCGGACTTCGCCGCCGAGGTCAAGGAGCTGGAGAAGCAGCGCGAGCAGCTGACGGAGAAGCTCCGCCTGCTGCTCGTCCCGCGCGACCCGAGCGACGACAAGGACGTGATCCTGGAGATCAAGGCGGGCGCCGGCGGCGACGAGTCCGCCCTCTTCGCCGGTGACCTCCTGCGCATGTACCTCCGGTACGCCGAGCGCGTGGGCTGGAAGACCGAGATCATCGACTCCACGGAGTCGGAGCTGGGCGGCTACAAGGACGTCCAGGTCGCCGTGAAGACCAAGGGCGGTCAGGGCGCCACCGAGCCCGGCCAGGGCGTCTGGGCCCGGCTGAAGTACGAGGGCGGTGTGCACCGTGTGCAGCGGGTGCCGTCGACCGAGTCGCAGGGCCGTATCCACACCTCCGCGGCCGGTGTGCTGGTCACGCCCGAGGCCGAGGAGGTCGACGTCGAGATCCACGCCAACGACCTGCGGATCGACGTCTACCGCTCGTCCGGGCCTGGCGGGCAGTCCGTCAACACCACCGACTCCGCGGTGCGCATCACGCACATTCCCACCGGAGTCGTCGCCTCCTGCCAGAACGAGAAGAGCCAGCTGCAGAACAAGGAGCAGGCGATGCGTATCCTGCGCTCCAGGCTGCTCGCCGCGGCGCAGGAGGAGGCGGAGAGGGAGGCCGCCGACGCCCGCCGCAGCCAGGTCCGTACCGTCGACCGCTCCGAGAAGATCCGCACGTACAACTTCCCGGAGAACCGCATCTCGGACCACCGCGTCGGCTTCAAGGCGTACAACCTGGACCAGGTCCTGGACGGTGAACTCGACGCGGTGATCCAGGCCTGCGTCGACGCGGACTCGGCCGCGAAGCTGGCAGCCGCGTAA
- the rpmE gene encoding 50S ribosomal protein L31, whose translation MKRDIHPEYVETQVSCTCGASFTTRSTIESGAVRAEVCSECHPFYTGKQKILDTGGRVARFEARFGKAAAAKK comes from the coding sequence TTGAAGCGCGACATCCACCCCGAGTACGTCGAGACGCAGGTCAGCTGCACCTGTGGCGCGTCGTTCACCACCCGTAGCACGATCGAGAGCGGCGCCGTCCGTGCCGAGGTCTGCTCCGAGTGCCACCCGTTCTACACGGGCAAGCAGAAGATCCTCGACACCGGTGGCCGCGTGGCCCGCTTCGAGGCCCGCTTCGGCAAGGCTGCCGCTGCCAAGAAGTAG
- a CDS encoding LCP family protein — MSAESTPEPGTPGQPATTGPRHRAAGGRRGKGPAKRSKALLVTAWTAAGVLVLGGTGAGYLYFKLNGNIKSVDINQVLGTDRPLDVDNGSQDILVLGSDTRSGGNEKLGGGTDDGSARSDTAMVVHVYEGHKRASVVSIPRDTLVERPECTDANGKTHPAASYAMFNSAYSTGGAACAVKTVESMAGVRMDHYIEVDFAGFEKLINVLGGVDITTTKDIEDPDSHLDLEAGEHTLTGEQALGLVRTRHGVGDGSDLGRIQLQQAFVKALIEQVEDVGILNSPKKLYDLADTATDAVTTDSDLDSVKDLASFAGGLKGIDSKNMTMVILPVRYDPADPNRVLVAEKKADQVWAALKADKAIPKSATKGTATGTADGVVASGRQ; from the coding sequence ATGTCCGCCGAGAGCACGCCCGAACCCGGTACACCGGGGCAGCCCGCCACCACCGGCCCGCGCCACCGGGCGGCCGGCGGGCGTCGCGGCAAGGGGCCCGCCAAGCGCAGCAAGGCGCTGCTGGTCACCGCCTGGACGGCCGCCGGTGTCCTCGTCCTCGGCGGTACGGGAGCCGGTTACCTGTACTTCAAGCTCAACGGCAACATCAAGAGCGTCGACATCAACCAGGTCCTCGGCACCGACCGGCCCCTCGACGTCGACAACGGCTCGCAGGACATCCTCGTCCTCGGCTCCGACACCCGCTCGGGCGGCAACGAGAAGCTCGGCGGCGGCACGGACGACGGCAGCGCCCGCTCCGACACGGCGATGGTCGTGCACGTCTACGAGGGCCACAAGCGGGCCAGCGTGGTCTCCATACCCCGGGACACCCTCGTCGAGCGGCCGGAGTGCACCGACGCGAACGGCAAGACCCATCCGGCCGCCTCGTACGCGATGTTCAACTCCGCCTACTCCACGGGGGGCGCCGCGTGCGCGGTCAAGACCGTCGAGTCCATGGCCGGTGTCCGCATGGACCACTACATCGAGGTCGACTTCGCCGGCTTCGAGAAACTGATCAACGTCCTCGGCGGGGTCGACATCACCACGACGAAGGACATCGAGGACCCCGACAGCCACCTGGACCTGGAGGCCGGGGAGCACACCCTCACCGGCGAGCAGGCGCTCGGCCTGGTCCGTACGCGCCACGGTGTCGGGGACGGGTCCGACCTCGGCCGTATCCAGCTCCAGCAGGCCTTCGTCAAGGCGCTCATCGAGCAGGTCGAGGACGTCGGGATCCTCAACAGCCCCAAGAAGCTCTACGACCTCGCCGACACCGCCACCGACGCCGTCACCACCGACTCCGACCTCGACTCCGTCAAGGATCTCGCCTCCTTCGCGGGCGGCCTCAAGGGCATCGACTCCAAGAACATGACCATGGTGATCCTGCCGGTCCGGTACGACCCCGCCGACCCCAACCGGGTGCTCGTGGCCGAGAAGAAGGCCGACCAGGTCTGGGCCGCCCTCAAGGCCGACAAGGCCATCCCGAAGTCGGCGACGAAGGGCACGGCGACGGGGACCGCCGACGGCGTTGTGGCTTCCGGCCGGCAATAA
- a CDS encoding trypsin-like serine protease, with translation MPGAIAAAIAGTLLMSSASAATATPPHEADTVSATFEELDARVAGAMAADDTVGETARQPSASASSEDMRPEIMIIGGSTTTISSAPWMAQLWYYDDTRDLGFFCGGTVVSPTKILTAAHCVDKSQFSWVKYGVVVTGTNQLPTAVLDDEGEYVRTDYHGGTPTAVSRQWNHSSYDDVSIDNDIAVLTLAKPVKATPIRMTTSGDTTSYKAGTKAKAYGWGRTSSTNENTSQTLKTATLPMVSDTTCANTWGSYFVKGHMLCAGPPSGGTDATTTTTCNGDSGGPLVVNNKVVGVVSWGVTDCVYKGAYPVFAKVSKYVGAASARIDDSDISRDGKADVFLRNKATGTGYVRASKGSSLDSRSSLNSRGSWKGYNLVQQTDLNRDGHQDFVLRRSLDGDVFWRRYVPSSGKWTTTQIFDNWKTRTRIITPGDVTGDALPDLMSVDSAGALWIYPGKGNGTFASRVKVGTGWNTYNAVLGHGDFTGDGKTDLIARTKTGSNVYLYKGTGKSGTGAFASRIKVRSNWSAYNTLITPGDVSGDGRADLLARTKAGTLYLYKGTGKATSEIFRTRGSVGTSYAQYDLLG, from the coding sequence ATGCCCGGAGCCATTGCCGCCGCGATAGCCGGGACGTTGCTGATGTCGTCCGCGAGTGCGGCGACCGCGACGCCGCCCCACGAGGCGGACACCGTGTCGGCGACGTTCGAAGAGCTGGACGCGCGGGTCGCGGGAGCGATGGCGGCGGACGACACCGTCGGCGAGACGGCGAGGCAGCCGTCGGCGAGCGCGAGCTCGGAGGACATGCGCCCGGAGATCATGATCATCGGTGGCTCGACCACCACGATCTCCTCGGCTCCGTGGATGGCCCAGCTCTGGTACTACGACGACACCCGCGACCTCGGCTTCTTCTGCGGCGGCACGGTCGTCTCGCCGACGAAGATCCTCACCGCCGCGCACTGCGTCGACAAGAGCCAGTTCAGCTGGGTCAAGTACGGCGTCGTCGTCACCGGTACCAACCAGCTGCCGACCGCCGTCCTCGACGACGAGGGCGAGTACGTGCGCACGGACTACCACGGCGGCACCCCCACCGCGGTCTCGCGACAGTGGAACCACTCCTCGTACGACGACGTGTCGATCGACAACGACATCGCGGTCCTCACGCTGGCGAAGCCGGTCAAGGCCACGCCGATCAGGATGACGACGTCGGGCGACACCACCTCGTACAAGGCGGGCACGAAGGCCAAGGCCTACGGCTGGGGCCGTACCAGCTCCACCAACGAGAACACCTCGCAGACGCTGAAGACGGCCACGCTGCCGATGGTGAGCGACACGACCTGCGCGAACACCTGGGGCAGCTACTTCGTCAAGGGTCACATGCTCTGCGCGGGCCCGCCCTCCGGCGGCACCGACGCCACGACCACCACCACCTGCAACGGTGACTCCGGTGGCCCGCTCGTCGTCAACAACAAGGTCGTCGGTGTCGTCTCGTGGGGCGTCACGGACTGCGTCTACAAGGGGGCCTACCCGGTCTTCGCCAAGGTCAGCAAGTACGTCGGCGCGGCCTCTGCGCGGATCGACGACTCCGACATCAGCCGGGACGGCAAGGCCGACGTCTTCCTGCGCAACAAGGCGACCGGCACCGGTTACGTCCGCGCCTCCAAGGGCTCCTCGCTCGACTCCCGTTCGTCGCTGAACTCCCGCGGCAGCTGGAAGGGGTACAACCTCGTCCAGCAGACCGACCTGAACCGGGACGGCCACCAGGACTTCGTGCTGCGCCGCTCCTTGGACGGCGACGTCTTCTGGCGGCGGTACGTGCCCTCGTCCGGCAAGTGGACCACCACGCAGATCTTCGACAACTGGAAGACCCGCACCCGGATCATCACCCCCGGTGACGTCACCGGCGACGCCCTGCCCGACCTGATGTCGGTCGACTCGGCGGGCGCCCTGTGGATCTACCCCGGCAAGGGCAACGGCACCTTCGCGAGCCGCGTCAAGGTCGGCACCGGCTGGAACACGTACAACGCGGTGCTCGGCCACGGCGACTTCACCGGCGACGGCAAGACCGACCTGATCGCGCGCACCAAGACCGGCTCGAACGTCTACCTCTACAAGGGCACCGGCAAGTCCGGCACGGGCGCCTTCGCCTCCCGGATCAAGGTCCGCTCCAACTGGAGCGCCTACAACACGCTCATCACCCCCGGTGACGTGAGCGGCGACGGCAGGGCGGACCTCCTGGCCCGTACGAAGGCCGGCACGCTCTACCTCTACAAGGGCACCGGCAAGGCCACGAGCGAGATCTTCCGCACACGGGGCTCGGTCGGCACCAGTTACGCGCAGTACGACCTTCTCGGCTGA
- the rho gene encoding transcription termination factor Rho: MSDTTDLMGARVEDTAAAPATDAAPASGAGSRRRRGTGLEGMVLAELQQVASGLGIRGTARMRKSQLIEVIKEAQAGGDAPAKAEAATETKPKRRATSKARTGDDAAPAEKAAAKKAEAPADKADKAVAQQQIEIPGQPAGGDEAPTERRRRRATADAGSPESVTAEAKSEPKAETPAPAQAEAKADAGDQGGEGRQGRRERGRDRGDRGDRGRRGKGDEQQGGGGQRGQQQSPQQGGGRQDRQRDNGPQDDDDFEGGRRGRRGRYRDRRGRRGRDEMGASEPQLAEDDVLIPVAGILDILDNYAFIRTSGYLPGPNDVYVSLAQVRKNGLRKGDHVTGAVRQPKEGERREKFNALVRLDSVNGMAPEHGRGRPEFNKLTPLYPQDRLRLETDPGVLTTRIIDLVSPIGKGQRGLIVAPPKTGKTMIMQAIANAITHNNPECHLMVVLVDERPEEVTDMQRSVKGEVISSTFDRPAEDHTTVAELAIERAKRLVELGHDVVVLLDSITRLGRAYNLAAPASGRILSGGVDSTALYPPKRFFGAARNIEDGGSLTILATALVDTGSRMDEVIFEEFKGTGNAELKLDRKLADKRIFPAVDVDASGTRKEEILLAPDELAIVWKLRRVLHALDQQQAVELLLDKMKQTKSNAEFLMQIQKTTPTPGNGD, translated from the coding sequence GTGAGCGACACCACCGATCTGATGGGCGCACGTGTCGAGGACACCGCTGCCGCGCCCGCCACGGACGCCGCGCCTGCCAGCGGTGCCGGCTCCCGGCGGCGCCGCGGTACCGGCCTAGAGGGCATGGTGCTGGCCGAGCTGCAGCAGGTCGCATCCGGCCTCGGCATCAGAGGCACCGCGCGTATGCGCAAGAGCCAGCTGATCGAGGTCATCAAGGAGGCGCAGGCGGGAGGGGATGCCCCGGCGAAGGCCGAGGCAGCCACCGAGACCAAGCCCAAGCGCCGCGCCACCTCCAAGGCGCGCACGGGCGACGACGCCGCCCCGGCCGAGAAGGCCGCCGCCAAGAAGGCCGAGGCACCCGCCGACAAGGCCGACAAGGCCGTGGCCCAGCAGCAGATCGAGATCCCCGGCCAGCCGGCCGGCGGCGACGAGGCGCCCACCGAGCGCCGTCGTCGTCGTGCCACCGCCGACGCGGGCAGCCCCGAGTCGGTCACCGCCGAGGCGAAGAGCGAGCCCAAGGCCGAGACGCCTGCCCCGGCGCAGGCCGAGGCCAAGGCCGACGCAGGTGACCAGGGCGGCGAGGGCCGTCAGGGCCGCCGCGAGCGTGGCCGTGACCGCGGTGACCGCGGTGACCGCGGCCGTCGGGGCAAGGGCGACGAGCAGCAGGGCGGCGGTGGCCAGCGCGGCCAGCAGCAGAGCCCGCAGCAGGGCGGTGGCCGCCAGGACCGTCAGCGTGACAACGGCCCGCAGGACGACGACGACTTCGAGGGCGGCCGGCGTGGCCGTCGAGGCCGCTACCGCGACCGTCGGGGCCGTCGGGGCCGCGACGAGATGGGCGCCTCCGAGCCGCAGCTCGCCGAGGACGACGTCCTGATCCCCGTCGCGGGCATCCTGGACATCCTCGACAACTACGCCTTCATCCGTACCTCCGGCTACCTGCCGGGCCCGAACGACGTGTACGTCTCCCTCGCCCAGGTCCGCAAGAACGGCCTGCGCAAGGGTGACCACGTCACCGGTGCCGTGCGTCAGCCGAAGGAGGGCGAGCGCCGCGAGAAGTTCAACGCGCTGGTCCGCCTGGACTCCGTCAACGGCATGGCGCCCGAACACGGCCGTGGCCGCCCGGAGTTCAACAAGCTGACGCCGCTGTACCCGCAGGACCGCCTCCGTCTGGAGACGGACCCGGGCGTGCTGACCACCCGCATCATCGACCTCGTGTCGCCGATCGGAAAGGGCCAGCGCGGTCTGATCGTGGCCCCGCCGAAGACCGGCAAGACCATGATCATGCAGGCCATCGCCAACGCGATCACGCACAACAACCCCGAGTGCCACCTGATGGTCGTCCTCGTCGACGAGCGTCCGGAAGAGGTCACCGACATGCAGCGGTCGGTCAAGGGCGAGGTCATCTCCTCGACCTTCGACCGCCCGGCCGAGGACCACACGACGGTCGCCGAGCTCGCCATCGAGCGCGCCAAGCGGCTGGTGGAGCTGGGCCACGACGTGGTCGTACTGCTCGACTCGATCACGCGTCTGGGCCGTGCGTACAACCTGGCCGCGCCCGCTTCCGGCCGCATCCTGTCCGGTGGTGTCGACTCGACCGCGCTGTACCCGCCGAAGCGCTTCTTCGGTGCCGCGCGGAACATCGAGGACGGCGGCTCGCTCACGATCCTCGCCACCGCCCTGGTGGACACCGGGTCCCGCATGGACGAGGTGATCTTCGAGGAGTTCAAGGGCACGGGCAACGCCGAGCTGAAGCTCGACCGGAAGCTCGCGGACAAGAGGATCTTCCCGGCGGTGGACGTGGACGCGTCCGGTACCCGTAAGGAAGAGATCCTGCTCGCCCCCGACGAGCTCGCCATCGTCTGGAAGCTGCGCCGGGTGCTGCACGCCCTCGACCAGCAGCAGGCGGTCGAGCTGCTCCTCGACAAGATGAAGCAGACGAAGTCGAACGCCGAGTTCCTGATGCAGATCCAGAAGACGACGCCCACGCCCGGGAACGGCGACTAG
- the thrB gene encoding homoserine kinase: protein MAGPAFRAAAVRVRVPATSANLGPGFDALGLSLGLYDDVVVRVADSGLHVDIAGEGSETLPRDERHLLVRSLRTAFDLLGGQPRGLEIVCANRIPHGRGLGSSSAAICAGIVAARAVTIGGDHRLDDAALLELATEIEGHPDNVAACLLGGFTLSWMEGGAARAIRMDPSGSIVPVVFVPGKPVLTETARGLLPRTVPHADAATNAGRAALLVEALTRRPELLLPATEDRLHQEYRAPAMPESAALVERLRADGVPAVISGAGPTVLALADEASADKVSHLAGEDWAANRLDLDARGACVLPLTTTTVAGTGDE, encoded by the coding sequence ATGGCCGGTCCAGCGTTCCGCGCCGCCGCCGTACGGGTGCGCGTCCCCGCCACCAGCGCCAACCTCGGCCCGGGCTTCGACGCCCTCGGCCTGTCGCTGGGGCTCTACGACGACGTGGTCGTCCGGGTGGCCGACTCCGGCCTGCACGTCGACATCGCGGGGGAGGGCAGCGAGACGCTCCCACGCGACGAGCGGCATCTGCTCGTCCGCTCCCTGCGCACCGCCTTCGACCTGCTGGGCGGACAGCCCCGGGGCCTGGAGATCGTGTGCGCCAACCGCATCCCGCACGGCCGCGGCCTCGGCTCCTCCTCCGCCGCCATCTGCGCCGGCATAGTCGCCGCCCGCGCCGTGACCATAGGCGGTGACCACCGGCTCGACGACGCCGCGCTACTCGAACTGGCCACGGAGATCGAGGGCCACCCCGACAACGTCGCGGCTTGTCTCCTCGGCGGTTTCACGCTCTCCTGGATGGAGGGCGGCGCCGCGCGGGCGATCAGGATGGATCCCTCCGGTTCCATCGTTCCGGTGGTTTTCGTCCCCGGAAAGCCGGTTCTGACGGAGACGGCGCGCGGGCTGCTTCCGCGCACCGTCCCGCACGCCGACGCGGCGACCAACGCCGGCCGGGCGGCCCTGCTCGTGGAAGCCCTGACCAGGCGCCCCGAGCTGCTGCTGCCCGCCACCGAGGACCGGCTGCACCAGGAGTACCGGGCGCCCGCCATGCCGGAGAGCGCGGCCCTGGTCGAGCGACTGCGGGCCGACGGCGTCCCGGCGGTCATCTCCGGCGCCGGACCCACGGTTCTGGCCCTGGCCGACGAGGCCAGCGCCGACAAGGTGTCCCACCTCGCGGGCGAGGACTGGGCCGCCAACCGGCTGGACCTCGACGCCCGAGGGGCGTGCGTCCTGCCGCTCACCACCACCACGGTCGCCGGAACCGGCGACGAGTAG
- the thrC gene encoding threonine synthase, translating into MTHQWRGIIEEYRDRLPVSDTTQVVTLREGGTPLVPAQVLSERTGCEVHLKVEGANPTGSFKDRGMTMAITRAKEEGAKAVICASTGNTSASAAAYAVRAGMVSAVLVPQGKIALGKMGQALVHGAKILQVDGNFDDCLTLARELSDNYPVALVNSVNPVRIEGQKTAAFEIVDMLGDAPDIHVLPVGNAGNITAYWKGYKEYAADGIAAKTPRMWGFQASGSAPIVRGEVVKDPSTIATAIRIGNPASWQYALAARDESGGSIDEVTDREILRAYRLLAAQEGVFVEPASAASVAGLLKAAENGRVDPGQTIVCTVTGNGLKDPDWAVAGAPQPVTVPVDAPTAAERLGLA; encoded by the coding sequence ATGACCCACCAGTGGCGCGGAATCATCGAGGAGTACCGGGACCGGCTGCCCGTCTCCGACACCACGCAGGTCGTGACGCTCCGAGAGGGCGGCACGCCCCTCGTACCCGCGCAGGTGCTCTCCGAGCGCACGGGCTGCGAGGTCCACCTCAAGGTGGAGGGTGCCAACCCGACGGGGTCCTTCAAGGACCGTGGGATGACCATGGCCATCACCCGGGCCAAGGAAGAGGGCGCGAAGGCCGTCATCTGCGCCTCCACGGGCAACACGTCCGCCTCCGCCGCCGCGTACGCCGTCCGCGCGGGCATGGTCTCAGCGGTGCTCGTCCCGCAGGGCAAGATCGCGCTGGGCAAGATGGGCCAGGCCCTGGTGCACGGCGCGAAGATCCTCCAGGTCGACGGCAACTTCGACGACTGCCTCACCCTCGCGCGTGAACTGAGCGACAACTACCCGGTGGCGCTGGTCAATTCGGTCAATCCGGTGCGTATAGAGGGCCAGAAGACCGCCGCGTTCGAGATCGTGGACATGCTCGGCGACGCCCCCGACATCCACGTCCTGCCGGTCGGCAACGCGGGCAACATCACGGCGTACTGGAAGGGCTACAAGGAGTACGCCGCCGACGGCATCGCCGCGAAGACCCCCCGCATGTGGGGTTTCCAGGCATCCGGCTCCGCCCCGATCGTGCGCGGCGAGGTCGTCAAGGACCCGTCGACGATCGCCACCGCGATCCGTATCGGCAACCCCGCGTCCTGGCAGTACGCCCTGGCCGCGCGGGACGAGTCGGGCGGTTCCATCGATGAGGTGACGGACCGTGAGATCCTGCGCGCCTACCGGCTGTTGGCCGCGCAGGAGGGTGTCTTCGTGGAGCCCGCCTCCGCCGCCTCCGTGGCCGGTCTGCTGAAGGCCGCCGAGAACGGCAGGGTGGACCCCGGCCAGACCATCGTCTGCACGGTCACCGGCAACGGCCTGAAGGACCCCGACTGGGCCGTCGCCGGTGCCCCGCAGCCCGTCACCGTACCGGTGGACGCGCCGACGGCGGCCGAGCGCCTCGGCCTCGCGTAG
- the lysA gene encoding diaminopimelate decarboxylase: protein MSRSAHPAGPRHADVLPEGHYAAPPADLNTLDPKVWAQTVSRTSDGVVSVGGIDVKALAEEFGTPAYFVDEADFRARARAWRTAFGQDADVFYAGKAFLSRAVVRWLNEEGLNLDVCSGGELATAFSAGMPADRIAFHGNNKSTGEIHHAVETGVGRIVLDSFQEIVRVAHIAQSLGKRQKVQIRVTVGVEAHTHEFIATAHEDQKFGIPLAGGQAAEAVRRALKLDGIELIGIHSHIGSQIFDTSGFEVAAHRVVGLLRDIRDEYGVELPEIDLGGGLGIAYTSDDDPREPHEIAKALTEIVNRECESAQLRTPRISVEPGRAIVGPTAFTLYEVGTIKPLDGLRTYVSVDGGMSDNIRTALYDAEYSVALVSRTSDAGPMLARVVGKHCESGDIVVKDAFLPADLAPGDLIAVPATGAYCRSMASNYNHVPRPPVVAVHDGQARVIVRRETEEDLLRLDVG, encoded by the coding sequence ATGAGCCGTTCCGCACACCCCGCCGGGCCCCGTCACGCCGACGTCCTTCCCGAGGGGCACTACGCCGCCCCGCCCGCCGACCTGAACACGCTGGACCCGAAGGTGTGGGCGCAGACCGTCAGCCGTACGTCCGACGGAGTCGTCAGCGTCGGCGGGATCGATGTGAAGGCGCTCGCGGAGGAGTTCGGCACGCCGGCGTACTTCGTCGACGAGGCCGACTTCCGGGCCCGGGCGCGGGCCTGGCGTACGGCGTTCGGGCAGGACGCCGACGTGTTCTACGCGGGGAAGGCGTTCCTGTCCCGCGCGGTGGTGCGCTGGCTGAACGAGGAGGGGCTCAACCTCGACGTCTGCTCCGGCGGCGAGCTCGCCACGGCCTTCTCCGCCGGCATGCCCGCCGACCGCATCGCTTTCCACGGCAACAACAAGTCCACCGGCGAGATCCACCATGCCGTCGAGACCGGCGTCGGCCGTATCGTGCTCGACTCGTTCCAGGAGATCGTGCGGGTCGCCCACATCGCCCAGTCGCTCGGCAAGCGGCAGAAGGTGCAGATCCGCGTCACCGTCGGCGTCGAGGCGCACACGCACGAGTTCATCGCCACCGCCCACGAGGATCAGAAGTTCGGGATTCCGCTCGCCGGTGGGCAGGCCGCGGAAGCCGTACGGCGGGCCCTGAAGCTCGACGGGATCGAACTCATCGGCATCCACTCCCACATCGGGTCGCAGATCTTCGACACGTCCGGGTTCGAGGTCGCCGCCCATCGTGTCGTCGGGCTGCTCAGGGACATCCGTGACGAGTACGGGGTCGAGCTGCCAGAGATCGATCTCGGGGGCGGACTCGGGATCGCCTACACCAGCGACGACGACCCCCGCGAGCCGCACGAGATCGCCAAGGCGCTGACCGAGATCGTCAACCGCGAGTGCGAGAGTGCGCAGCTGCGCACTCCCCGGATCTCCGTCGAGCCCGGCCGCGCCATCGTCGGGCCGACCGCTTTCACGCTCTACGAGGTCGGCACCATCAAGCCGCTGGACGGGCTGCGGACGTACGTCTCCGTGGACGGGGGGATGTCCGACAACATCCGGACCGCGCTGTACGACGCCGAGTACAGCGTCGCGCTGGTGTCCCGGACCTCCGACGCCGGGCCGATGCTCGCCCGGGTGGTCGGCAAGCACTGCGAGAGCGGGGACATCGTGGTCAAGGACGCGTTCCTGCCGGCCGACCTGGCACCGGGTGACCTCATCGCCGTACCGGCGACGGGCGCCTACTGCCGGTCCATGGCCAGCAACTACAACCACGTGCCGCGCCCGCCGGTCGTCGCCGTCCACGACGGTCAGGCCCGGGTCATCGTCCGGCGGGAGACGGAGGAGGATCTTCTCCGCCTCGATGTCGGGTGA
- a CDS encoding DALR anticodon-binding domain-containing protein, with translation MQLARPAGRPPLQVAEILRPHLSRTEGVSAVEITGPGFLNIHLDRAAVTALVCRIQGDGQGPGRFPYGHSDTLAGQILRLRIPYDIRAEVVADALVRIVASQGGRVEVHHARPQSPAKLNNSPHGELHGNPGGNLDQPNKPGRPDEPAQPGDSGAPVGPEPVGPEPVGPEPVGPEPVGPEALDPAPVDLRPVPAPEDPTPLGGDALRWALLYPAAHDRPRITADLLAQRAANPLFRVRYAHARARALTRNAAALGFTGTPGNPDIPSTPGGLETPDNLATSGTLESPHTPQTPADHPTAIATPVTTPDVTTPLLTALAEYPSTLARAATHRAPDRLARHLVVIADALLAFQHTVLPRGDEKPSAAHRARLALAEAAGTVLAGGLSLLGIDAPEYL, from the coding sequence TTGCAACTGGCCCGGCCCGCCGGACGGCCGCCGCTCCAGGTCGCCGAGATCCTGCGGCCCCACCTCAGCCGGACCGAGGGTGTCTCCGCCGTCGAGATCACCGGGCCCGGCTTCCTCAACATCCACCTCGACCGGGCTGCCGTCACCGCCCTGGTATGCCGGATCCAGGGAGACGGCCAAGGCCCCGGCCGATTCCCGTACGGTCACAGCGACACCCTCGCCGGGCAAATCCTCCGGCTGCGGATTCCGTACGACATCCGTGCCGAAGTCGTCGCCGACGCGCTCGTGCGGATCGTCGCCAGCCAGGGCGGTCGCGTCGAGGTCCACCACGCCAGGCCGCAGAGCCCCGCCAAGCTCAACAACAGCCCTCACGGTGAACTCCACGGCAACCCTGGCGGCAACCTCGACCAGCCCAACAAGCCCGGTCGGCCCGACGAACCCGCCCAGCCCGGTGACTCCGGCGCCCCCGTCGGCCCGGAACCCGTCGGCCCGGAACCAGTCGGCCCGGAACCAGTCGGCCCGGAACCCGTCGGCCCGGAAGCTCTCGACCCAGCACCCGTCGACCTCCGCCCCGTCCCCGCCCCGGAAGACCCCACTCCCCTCGGCGGCGACGCCCTCCGCTGGGCCCTCCTGTATCCGGCCGCCCACGACCGCCCCCGGATCACCGCGGACCTCCTCGCGCAGCGCGCCGCAAACCCCCTCTTCCGGGTCCGTTACGCCCATGCCCGAGCCCGCGCCCTCACCCGCAACGCCGCGGCCCTCGGTTTCACCGGTACCCCGGGCAACCCCGACATCCCCAGCACCCCAGGCGGCCTGGAGACCCCAGACAACCTGGCCACCTCAGGCACCCTGGAAAGCCCGCACACCCCGCAAACCCCAGCCGACCACCCCACAGCCATCGCCACACCGGTCACCACCCCCGACGTGACCACCCCCCTCCTCACCGCCCTCGCCGAATACCCCTCCACCCTCGCCCGAGCGGCCACGCACCGCGCCCCCGATCGTCTCGCCCGGCACCTGGTCGTCATCGCCGACGCCCTGCTCGCTTTCCAGCACACGGTGCTGCCCCGCGGCGACGAGAAACCCTCGGCCGCCCACCGGGCCCGGCTGGCGCTCGCCGAAGCCGCCGGGACGGTGCTGGCCGGCGGCCTGTCCCTGCTCGGCATCGACGCACCCGAATACCTCTGA